A genomic window from Astatotilapia calliptera chromosome 12, fAstCal1.2, whole genome shotgun sequence includes:
- the acaa2 gene encoding 3-ketoacyl-CoA thiolase, mitochondrial: MALLRGVFIVAAKRTPFGTYGGVLKDHSATDLAEHAAKAALAAGGVVPELVNSIIMGNVMQSSADAPYIARHVGLRCGVPIPVPALTVNRLCGSGFQSIINGAQEICLRDSEVVLCGGSESMSQAPYAVRNIRFGTKFGVDLKLEDTLWAGLTDLHIKTPMGITAENLAEKYQITREDCDNYAHKTQQRWKAAHEGGYFTAEIAPIEVKAKKGKVPMTHDEHPRPQTTLEQMAKLPPVFKKGGTVTAANASGVSDGAAALVISSEDALKEHKLTPLARIVAYHVSGCDPSIMGIGPVPAITGALKKAGLTLKDMDLAEVNEAFASQYLAVSKALGLDPEKSNVNGGAIAIGHPLGASGARITAHLVHELRRRGGKYAIGSACIGGGQGIAIIIEKC, translated from the exons ATGGCACTTCTCAGAG GTGTATTTATTGTAGCTGCCAAGCGTACTCCATTTGGTACCTATGGTGGAGTACTGAAGGATCACAGTGCAACAGACTTGGCTGAACATGCAGCCAAAGCTGCCCTCGCTGCAGGGGGTGTGGTCCCAGAGCTTGTAAACAGCATCATCATGGGAAATGTCATGCAG AGCTCAGCTGATGCACCCTACATTGCTCGTCATGTGGGTCTGAGGTGTGGCGTACCCATCCCAGTGCCCGCTCTCACCGTGAACAGACTGTGTGGATCTGGTTTCCAGTCCATCATTAATGGCGCTCAG GAGATTTGTCTCAGGGATTCAGAGGTGGTCCTGTGTGGAGGTTCAGAGAGTATGAGCCAGGCTCCCTATGCTGTCCGTAACATCCGATTTGGTACAAAGTTTGGCGTCGATCTGAAG CTAGAGGATACCTTGTGGGCGGGGCTGACTGACCTGCATATTAAAACCCCGATGGGCATCACAGCAGAGAACCTGGCAGAGAAATACCAGATCACCCGAGAGGACTGTGACAACTACGCACATAAGACTCAACAAAGGTGGAAGGCAG CTCATGAGGGTGGTTATTTCACAGCAGAAATTGCTCCCATTGAGGTGAAAGCTAAGAAAGGCAAAGTGCCCATGACTCATGATGAGCACCCTCGGCCTCAGACCACTCTGGAACAGATGGCCAAACTACCTCCTGTCTTTAAGAAGGGAGGAACCGTTACTGCTGCTAACGCTTCA GGTGTATCTGATGGTGCTGCTGCTTTGGTGATTTCAAGTGAGGATGCTCTGAAGGAACACAAGCTCACTCCTCTGGCCAGAATTGTGGCCTATCACGTGTCAGGCTGTGACCCAAGCATTATGGGAATAG gtcCTGTTCCAGCAATCACGGGAGCACTTAAGAAAGCTGGTCTGACTCTCAAAGACATGGATCTTGCGGAG GTCAATGAGGCTTTTGCTTCTCAGTATCTGGCTGTTTCCAAGGCTCTAGGACTCGACCCGGAGAAAAGCAATGTTAACGGTGGAGCTATTGCCATCGGACATCCTCTCGGTGCTTCTGGAGCTCGCATCACTGCTCACCTGGTGCATGAGCTCAG GCGGCGAGGAGGCAAGTATGCCATCGGGTCTGCCTGTATTGGCGGTGGTCAGGGTATCGCCATCATCATTGAAAAATGCTGA
- the mrpl40 gene encoding large ribosomal subunit protein mL40, translating to MSLALSRCLCRVLSRQAMPSSSLYGEHHHLVQSPWFAPVMTLKTSAPLRAEPKKKKKVDPRREQMLRERLKKKLKKLEKVPPELIPIEDFITPTKCLDETRERTAPRLSFEESEGRALLLKEWCRYKQKQHMAEVEAVELALEAQREALEELKLESEELYRAALKPDPLLIPFVHEGPAYTPAIPNYDAPDGKYNDITKVYTQ from the exons ATGTCTTTGGCTCTTTCGCGATGTCTTTGCAGGGTTTTATCGCGGCAGGCCATGCCGTCGAG CTCTCTGTACGGAGAACATCACCATCTTGTACAGAGTCCTTGGTTTGCACCAGTGATGACCCTGAAGACATCTGCTCCACTGAG AGCTGagccaaaaaagaagaagaaagtggacCCGAGAAGGGAACAGATGTTGAGAGAGCGTCTGAAAAAGAAGCTGAAGAAACTGGAGAAAgttccaccagagcttataccCATAGAGGACTTCATCACTCCAACCAAATGCTTGGATGAAACAAG GGAACGCACTGCTCCAAGGCTGTCATTTGAAGAAAGTGAGGGTCGAGCCCTGCTGCTGAAGGAGTGGTGTCGATACAAACAG AAGCAGCACATGGCTGAAGTGGAAGCTGTTGAACTGGCTTTGGAAGCACAGAGGGAGGCACTGGAGGAGCTGAAGCTGGAGTCCGAGGAGCTGTACCGGGCAGCGCTGAAGCCTGACCCGCTTCTTATTCCCTTTGTTCACGAAGGTCCCGCATATACGCCAGCAATACCCAATTATGACGCCCCTGATGGGAAATACAACGATATC